ACGAGACCCCCAAGTCCAAAAGAATCCCTGAAAAACCAGAGGGAGACCACTCAGATAACTTGCTCAAAGCGTCTGAGAATCGTATATTCCAAAGTTCAACGTCAGGCGTCAGATTTCTTCGCGCTTCCGTAATCGCCTCTGGATCGCGATCGATGCCGCAGAATCGCCCGGCTCCGCTAAGCGCGTCGAGAATTCTCTTGGCGTGTCCACCCCCGCCAACCGTGAAATCTGCATAGGTTCCGTCGGTCTCAGTGACCAACCATCGAACGACTTCTTCGGCCATCACTGGGGTGTGATATGGCGGCGAAGGTGATGTTTGCAGGGAGTTCAAGGAACGATCAGCTAAAAAAGTCCCCAGCGACCGCTGCGGACGGCCGCTGGGAATCCGTCATGGAGTCAATCCTGACGGATGGCGAAAAGCTCATAGGCATCTTCAATCTCAAAGGTCCATGTCGTCTCAGGGATGCTTCTGTAGTCATGCTCTATGCGTATGATTTTGCAGCCTCGAGACTGAAAGTGCTTCACCGCAGCTTGAAGTTGCCGAATGGAAGTGCTGCTTAGCTCTCCTGCGACTTTAAGCAGGGCTTCGTCATGATTCTGGCTTGTGTGGATATGCAGTCCCATCAGTTAGCCCTTCTTATTCTTGTTGGTAAGCATTTGCCAAGCTTCGGACTTGCTTAGCGTTACTTGCTCGGCACGTGCCTTGAATGCCTCGGCGTTCCATATTGTGAAGAACTTCTGCCGACCAAGAAACACGACCTCGCGGCCCATATTTGCCTGAGTCAAAAGCGTTTGGGGAATCGTGATTCTACCCTGACCATCGATTGGCCTGACCGCGGCTTCAGAAAGCAACACCATATCGCGATCGATCGAGTCCTCCAAGGCAAAGTCGGCGGTTTCATTTTCGCTTGGGGCGTAAATCGCGTTAAAATAATCAACTGGAAATGCATTTATGAAGTCTGAACTGCCGATGGTCAGCACGACATGCTGCTTTTCCTCTTGTGGAAGAGCATTTCTGAATTCCGCCGGGATAGATAGACGGCCTTTATCATCCACGGCTGCGGAATGAGTGCCAACAAACGGTAGTCGATTCATTTGGGATGTATTACCAATTCTTCCCTATCTTCACCACTCTGTCCCAAAGATACTGCCTCATGCATGGAAAGTCAAGAGCAATCAGCCATATTTACTCATCAAACCTCAACATTTAAGATATTGTTTTAAAAATATATAGACAGAGAAAATCCGAATCGTCACCGACAAATTGTCATAAGAGAGGGAAATCGGCCTCTCGTCCTCGCCAGCATCCTTGCTGGCATTTTTGTTTAGTGGCAACAAATCGTCAAATCTCGAGCTCTAATCCCCATGAATACCCCTGATAAGAAACGTCCGGACATGAACACAGCGATACTACACTTTTGCAGCCTGATTCTGGTCATCTGCCTTTCGACATCCTGTAAACAAGATGCTCAGTCCAAACCCAGACTGAAACTGAGTTACGTCGAACGTGGCGACATGACCCAAACTGTGGTGGCCACAGGAAGTATTAGGCCTCTCCATCAGATTGAGATCCGCTCAAAGACCGGCGGTACGGTCAGGAAGTTTTTTGTTGAGGAGGGTGACTGGGTGAAGGCCGGACAGCGTCTATTTGAAATAGCGCCCGAAGCCTCACCGACCGAGCAAGTTCGGACCAGGGAAGAGTTGCGCATGGCCGAGCTTGAAGTTCGGCAGGCCGAGGACGATCTTCTGATCGCTGCGGAGCTTACCAAAAAGCAACTTGCACCAGAGCAGAATTTGCGTGACGCGGAGCGGACGCTCGAACGCGCAAAAGCCCGTCTTTCGGCAGCTGAGGCCGAATGGGCTCTCATTCAACGTGAAAGACTTGGGGAGCAGAAAGGTGACCTTGAGATCGTCCAAACTTCAACGACCGTCGTAGCTCCGATAACTGGTTTAGTGTTTACGAGGGAGTTGGACGCTGGTGCATCTGTGACTCCTACTACGTCGGCGTCCGGAGGGACTGTCGTGCTGACCATGGGCGATCACACCGAGGTGGAGTTCAGAGGAGACGTTGATGAGGCGGACGTCGGTAAGCTAAAAGCTGGTCTCAAGGCAAACATCACTGTGCAGGCATTCCAGGGTCGCATCTTCGAGGGGGAGATCTATCACATTTCTCCTGTCGGTAGGTATAGCGAGAAGGAACAGCAGATCGTTTTTAATGTAAAGGCCAGGGTACGCAACGAGGACGAGTCTCTAAGGGTCGGGATGAGTGCTACGGCCAAGATTGTGGTGGATGAGCGCAAGGATGTGCCAATTCTGGACGAAATGGCGCTCTTCTTCAAGGGAGACTCGTCCTTCGTTAAAGTCGTCACAGACTCTATCCTCGGCGTAACAACTGACCGTATGGTGACACTGGGTATTTCGGACGGCATTCGAACGGAAGTTACCAGCGGCCTGGAGGGTGGCGAAATCGTAAGCGCAGGAACGGTATCCGCAGAGAAGTGACATGGGCATCCTCGAGTTAGTCAGACAGGTATTCTCAACACTCAAGACAAACAAGCTGCGGAGTTCGCTGACTATGTTTGGGATCACTTGGGGCATTGCCTCAGTGATGCTGCTTTCCGGCTTAGCGACTGGATTTTCAGAAGACTCGCTAAGTGGCATACGGTCCCTTGGCAAGGATGTCGTAATCGTATGGGGAGGACGCAAGAGCATTGCTGCTGGCTCCGCCCGCAAAGGGGAAGTCGTTCGCTTCGACGAAAAGACCAATAGTGCGCTTGCAGCAAAAGCCCAGCACTTCGAATTCTCGCCGGAGGTTTCGGCTTGGAGTACCGAGATGCGTGCCGGACCTCGGATCTTCAATACGAGACTGGCAGGCGTAGGTGAGAAGTACGGGGAGCTTCGCAATGTGATACCGGATGAAGGACGCTGGCTATCTCGTCGCGATGTTCTGGAAGCGCGCCGAGTCTGCGTAATCGGCAACGAAGTGCGTAAGAAGCTCTTTGGAGAGGACTCCAATCCACTCCATGAGCGAGTGCTAATCGGCGGACGAGAGTTCCTCATTGTTGGCTGGAAATCAGACAAAAAGCAAAACTCTACCTACTACGGACCTGACAATGATGTCGTCTGGATTCCTTATACTACTCAGCTTACCTTATACGACCGATATTGGTTCGGGAACTTCATCTTCGCCCCCAAGAATGTTGAAGACCATGAACTTGCGGTGGCCGAGTTTAAAAACATCGTCGCGAAAGTTCACAAGTTTGAACCAGACGACCCTGAGGCATTGAACCTCTGGGATACACACAAGAATGCCCTCGAAACGGCCAAGGTTTTTGCAGCAATAAACGCACTGATGGTTGCCATTGGTGCCATCACTTTGATGATTGGAGGCCTAGGCGTGATGAACATCATGTTGGTATCAGTCGTCGAGCGAACCCGCGAGATCGGAATTCGGCGCGCAATCGGAGCGAATGCCATCGACATTGTCAAGCAGTTCTTCCTTGAGTGCTTAGTGATTACAGTCGTGGCTGGCGTCGGTGGGATGTTTGTAGGCTGGGGTCTCATCGAACTGCTGAACAATGTCACACTTCCCGAAGGACTGCCCCGCCCGATACTGTCAGAATCCACTATGCTTATCTCGGCCGGGATGATTGGTTTGGTAACGGTCCTTTCCGGATTATACCCTGCGATACGCGCAGCCAGAGTTGACCCTATCAAAGCTTTGCACCATGAATAATGAGTGAGAAGTCAGTCCCATGCGCACAAGATTTTGTCGGAGCAAGTGAAACAAAAAATCCCCGCCATTAGCGGGGATTTCTAATTCAGTTAACGATACATTAATAGTGTGTAATGACGGCCTTGTCCTCGGATTCTCCTTCGATAAACCGTCTCACAATTCCGACCTTCGTTGTTTTGGTTTCTTGCGGCGTGCCTGAGAAGACGACCTGTCCATCATGCAGCA
This region of bacterium genomic DNA includes:
- a CDS encoding ABC transporter permease — translated: MFGITWGIASVMLLSGLATGFSEDSLSGIRSLGKDVVIVWGGRKSIAAGSARKGEVVRFDEKTNSALAAKAQHFEFSPEVSAWSTEMRAGPRIFNTRLAGVGEKYGELRNVIPDEGRWLSRRDVLEARRVCVIGNEVRKKLFGEDSNPLHERVLIGGREFLIVGWKSDKKQNSTYYGPDNDVVWIPYTTQLTLYDRYWFGNFIFAPKNVEDHELAVAEFKNIVAKVHKFEPDDPEALNLWDTHKNALETAKVFAAINALMVAIGAITLMIGGLGVMNIMLVSVVERTREIGIRRAIGANAIDIVKQFFLECLVITVVAGVGGMFVGWGLIELLNNVTLPEGLPRPILSESTMLISAGMIGLVTVLSGLYPAIRAARVDPIKALHHE
- a CDS encoding efflux RND transporter periplasmic adaptor subunit, with the translated sequence MNTPDKKRPDMNTAILHFCSLILVICLSTSCKQDAQSKPRLKLSYVERGDMTQTVVATGSIRPLHQIEIRSKTGGTVRKFFVEEGDWVKAGQRLFEIAPEASPTEQVRTREELRMAELEVRQAEDDLLIAAELTKKQLAPEQNLRDAERTLERAKARLSAAEAEWALIQRERLGEQKGDLEIVQTSTTVVAPITGLVFTRELDAGASVTPTTSASGGTVVLTMGDHTEVEFRGDVDEADVGKLKAGLKANITVQAFQGRIFEGEIYHISPVGRYSEKEQQIVFNVKARVRNEDESLRVGMSATAKIVVDERKDVPILDEMALFFKGDSSFVKVVTDSILGVTTDRMVTLGISDGIRTEVTSGLEGGEIVSAGTVSAEK